The genomic region TTGAACCGGCGTAAGGTTCAATATCGAAAGTTTCTGTGCGCCACCCAACACTGCTTCCAGTGAAAACGCTATCGCCATCCAAATAAGGATTATGATCGTAGGCAACCCCATCATATCCTTCGACTGAACTTAAAATGCTCCACGACAAACCACCATCGTCGGAGATCATAACCGTTGCACCATCATAGATATCACCACCACTCGGAGCCTCAAAGCTATACCAGTGCTTTAAAGAAAATCTAGGTTTATACGAGCTGCTCGGTATAGCTACATCGGGCAAAAGGAGTTCAGAAAGCGTATTGTTTGTGTAATCATCTGCTATCTTAGTTGCCCAAAGAAAATCACCCGAAAAAGCAGCCTCAGGACCTGAAGTCGGCGCGCCCCACTGCCAGTCCCCTGTTGCAGCTAAACTCCCTGCGCCCGCCTCGAAATCCCATTCCGAAATAATCATGGGAGTTCCGCAAGCAAAAGAGGTCGAGTCATAAGTCGAGTATCCGCTCGTATCGCAAATCTCAAACTTGATCTTCACATAATCACCGGGTAAAATACGCGTTTCATCTATTTCTATAACAAAGCCAACTGTATCGTAGCCTTGCGAAGCGATAGCCCCAACAAAGACTGAATCGTCGATCATGTCGAGTCCGGAAGTTGCGGAAAAAGCCTTGATGTAGGCTGTGCTTGGATCGAATCCGAGGTTCTCGATTTCCACGAGTATCCTCGACCTTTCACCCGGGTCAGCATAGCCGCTGGAATCACCATAGAGGGGATCTACCCAAGCCTGCACCATAAAAGGCGCACTTCCGGCAATTTGACAACAAACTTTACACGAAAGCATATTTTCCGAAACAAGTTGATCTTTGCGCGAAAGCGCAGGCCAAAAACCGTCTCCATCACCCCCAACCTCGGGTGTGCAACAGAATATCCACGAATGCCCGGTTGTGTCGCCATAAAGCCAATCGTCTGTATCGCCATTAGAAACATAGATAGTAGAAGCGCTGGGACCATAAATATACCCATTACCACGGGCATATCGATAACCAACGCGCAGGAACCAATCATTATGAATAGGGAGATCATAGGTCCAGCCGAAAGGAAAAAGATAATAATTACTATAGCTGTGAAAACTCATCGAGGAACGGAACTCGCGGGAATCCACAAAATCCATTATGGCTTGAGTTTCTAGCTCGCTGCCAGCAAAGGAACCACGATAAGTTTCATCGCTAGGATCGCTGGAACTACCAAAATCGTCATAACCCCACATATATGTAAAATTCCTATTAAGATCGACACCCCATGTGCCATCGCCATTATCGCGCCTGTTCTTTCGCCACATCCCTCCACCAGTGGGATTAGTCTCCTGATTGTAAAAATAACCATCGGGATTAAGGAGAGGAATTATCCATATCTCACGCTTTTCGACCATATGAAGTGCAATTTTACTCGAGGTCATCGAATCTAAAAGCCACTGAGCAAAGCTTAAAACTACCTCGGGCGCAATAACCTCTCTGGCGTGAATCCCGCCTGCAATAAGAACCTCCGGTTCGTCCTCGTCTGTCTCGACATTATCGGATACCTTGACACAAACTATTTTATGCCCATCGCAACCAACACCGATAGATTCAGGTTCTGAAACATAAGCTGGGTATCTGTCATGTAGCGAATCCAGCGCCGCTAATATCATCTCGTAAGTGCGCCAACCGCCCATGTCGAGCCTTTCGTCCAGACGAGAAGCATAGAACTCGCTCATATCGGGAATAATTACTTCGAATGGAACAACACGAGCACGAAGCAAAGCAAGCCCGCTTTCAGGAATTGCATAGTCCGCCCACACGCCGGGACGAGAGGAGATAACCTCAGCCGGCACTTTATCCTCATA from bacterium harbors:
- a CDS encoding T9SS type A sorting domain-containing protein; translated protein: MFKKITIFAFLLLSFIALANTPDIYCQIRVPWGYEDKVPAEVISSRPGVWADYAIPESGLALLRARVVPFEVIIPDMSEFYASRLDERLDMGGWRTYEMILAALDSLHDRYPAYVSEPESIGVGCDGHKIVCVKVSDNVETDEDEPEVLIAGGIHAREVIAPEVVLSFAQWLLDSMTSSKIALHMVEKREIWIIPLLNPDGYFYNQETNPTGGGMWRKNRRDNGDGTWGVDLNRNFTYMWGYDDFGSSSDPSDETYRGSFAGSELETQAIMDFVDSREFRSSMSFHSYSNYYLFPFGWTYDLPIHNDWFLRVGYRYARGNGYIYGPSASTIYVSNGDTDDWLYGDTTGHSWIFCCTPEVGGDGDGFWPALSRKDQLVSENMLSCKVCCQIAGSAPFMVQAWVDPLYGDSSGYADPGERSRILVEIENLGFDPSTAYIKAFSATSGLDMIDDSVFVGAIASQGYDTVGFVIEIDETRILPGDYVKIKFEICDTSGYSTYDSTSFACGTPMIISEWDFEAGAGSLAATGDWQWGAPTSGPEAAFSGDFLWATKIADDYTNNTLSELLLPDVAIPSSSYKPRFSLKHWYSFEAPSGGDIYDGATVMISDDGGLSWSILSSVEGYDGVAYDHNPYLDGDSVFTGSSVGWRTETFDIEPYAGSTILIKLVIGSDPYVSASGWYVDDIKFIYYLDPGLAAGAYRIPDNVNIDIYPNPFNSACRIFFHSKDSIFLPKIEIFDLDGRIVREFEGCDIIWDGRDRMKNELPTGVYLARFTHGNIFVTRKLLLVK